One Peromyscus eremicus chromosome 17, PerEre_H2_v1, whole genome shotgun sequence genomic window, GATCCAGTCTTCCAGAAGACAGACCATTAAAGGTCAGTGCTGCATGAGATCAAAGCAAAGGAAATACCAAGGCAGCAGAACCACATCCCATTCTCCTTTGCTCTCTCTAGTAGGACAAGGTGGCTATGAGTGAGGCTCTAGTACAGGTGAGGATCAGTCTCTTGCAGCTATGGTGGAAGGTgttgttctttccttctgtatggcCCCTGAGCTGGTGTGCTGAATTCAAAAGCCTTCCAGAAGTAGTGATACCCTTGAGGGTAGCTGTCTCTAGTAGACACATGAGTCTTGCAGGCTGGAAGTCCTATAGCCTGCactttggaggccagagacacATTATCTCCATGAAGCCCAAGAATTTTTTGGTATCCAGACATCTCTCTGTCTTCACCTACAGTGACCAAGGAGTCCTCTTTGAGGACCGACCTTTTGTCCAGAATGACTGTTACTACCTTGGTTTTGTGGAAGGGGACCCAGAATCCATGGTTGCTCTTACCACCTGTTTTGGGGGCTTGCAAGGAACACTACAGATAAATGATACAGCTTATGAAATTAAACCCAAGAGCGCTTCTTCCACATTTGAACATCTGGTCTACAAGATAGACAATGACAAAGCTCAGTTACCTTCCATGAGATGTGGATTACCAGATGAAGACGGAGCAGGGCAAGTGAGACTTCAAGAGGATGATGACTCTTCTGTAACACAAATTGTCTATGGGGATTGGTGGACTCACAGACTGTATATTGAAATGGCATTGGTTATAGACCATAAACAATTCCTTTATCGAAAAAGTAATGCTTCTCTTGTGATACAAGATGTATTCATGATTATGAGTGGACTAAATTTCTTCTTATTTCCAGCTGATATTAACGTGGATTTACTAGGACTGGAAATCTGGAATAATAAAAACCCCATACCAGTGAAAGATATATATACTCTCTTGCCAACATTTTGTAAGTGGAAGAGAGAAAACCTTGATTCTTACATACCACATGACATTGCACATCTCCTTGTGAATTATAATTTTAGTAACTATTTTGGCATAGCCTATGTTGGAACAATATGTAATAAGACATTTGGTTGTGGTGTTGAGAGTCTTTTGGGAGAGAATTTCTTCAACTTTGGACATATCGTGGCACATGAGATAGGTCATAATTTGGGCATGCCCCATGATGGGATATTTTGTACATGTGGAATGGAACCATGTGTGATGTCTGCTACAATGGAAGGATCCAGAAAATTCAGCAACTGTAGTTACGCTGTGTTGTGGGAAAACACAGCCAAATCAAGCTGTATGCACAATAAGCCCAACTCTTCAGCTATCTTCCCATTTAAGTTCTGTGGGAACAGGGTAATTGATCAAGGCGAGGAGTGTGATTGTGGATCCCTTGAAGAGTGTAGATATAGTCTCTGTTGTCTGCCTGGCTGTACTCTCAAGGCTGAAGCTGACTGTGCCACTGGGCTATGCTGCAGCAACCTATGCCAAATCCTGCCATCTGGCACTCTGTGTAGAATTTCAGAGAATGAATGTGACCTTCCAGAATGGTGTAATGGAACTTCACATGAGTGCCCTGAAGATGTTTTTatgcaggatgggagctcttgcaCTAATGGTGGCTACTGCTATGAAAAAAGATGTAACAGCCATGACGAACACTGCCGGAGAGTTTTTGGCAAGGATGCCAGGAAAGCATCTGATAGTTGCTACCAGGAACTCAATACTTATGGTGATCGTTTTGGTAACTGTGGAATCATGGACAATGTATATGTGAAATGTAATAGTTCAGATATCCTCTGTGGAAGAGTTCAGTGTAACAAAGTGAAAAAGCTTCCCTTTTGGATGAGCCACTATACTGCACTTTGGACTCATTTCAATGGAGTCAGCTGCTGGAGCATTGACTACCACTTTGGGATGACCATCCCTGACCTGGGGGACATAAAAGATGgcacaagctgtggtccagagcaTGTGTGCATTAACAGAAAGTGCGTCAGTAAGTCACTTTGGAGAAGTGATTGTTCACCAGAGACCTGCAACAAGAATGGAGTCTGCAATAATAAACATCACTGCCATTGCAATCCTGGCTGGAACCCACCACACTGCCTGGTAAACGGAACTGGAGGGAGTATTGACAGTGGTCCACCTGGAAACGAAACTAATGAGACAGAGAAGGACAAGGACACGGACAAGGACAAGGAGAAGGACAAAGACAAGGAGAAGGACAAGgacaaggagaaggagagggtgaagaaatcacagaaaaataACTTACTAAGTTGGttatttcctatttcttttgcggtttttctttcacttttatttctttggcttttttcgGATACTACACCATCACCTGAGGACAAAGAGACAACTGAATCATCACTCGAGGGAGAAGAGACTAGCGCTTCAACTT contains:
- the LOC131894212 gene encoding disintegrin and metalloproteinase domain-containing protein 24-like isoform X2; protein product: MVALTTCFGGLQGTLQINDTAYEIKPKSASSTFEHLVYKIDNDKAQLPSMRCGLPDEDGAGQVRLQEDDDSSVTQIVYGDWWTHRLYIEMALVIDHKQFLYRKSNASLVIQDVFMIMSGLNFFLFPADINVDLLGLEIWNNKNPIPVKDIYTLLPTFCKWKRENLDSYIPHDIAHLLVNYNFSNYFGIAYVGTICNKTFGCGVESLLGENFFNFGHIVAHEIGHNLGMPHDGIFCTCGMEPCVMSATMEGSRKFSNCSYAVLWENTAKSSCMHNKPNSSAIFPFKFCGNRVIDQGEECDCGSLEECRYSLCCLPGCTLKAEADCATGLCCSNLCQILPSGTLCRISENECDLPEWCNGTSHECPEDVFMQDGSSCTNGGYCYEKRCNSHDEHCRRVFGKDARKASDSCYQELNTYGDRFGNCGIMDNVYVKCNSSDILCGRVQCNKVKKLPFWMSHYTALWTHFNGVSCWSIDYHFGMTIPDLGDIKDGTSCGPEHVCINRKCVSKSLWRSDCSPETCNKNGVCNNKHHCHCNPGWNPPHCLVNGTGGSIDSGPPGNETNETEKDKDTDKDKEKDKDKEKDKDKEKERVKKSQKNNLLSWLFPISFAVFLSLLFLWLFSDTTPSPEDKETTESSLEGEETSASTSATSTNTE
- the LOC131894212 gene encoding disintegrin and metalloproteinase domain-containing protein 24-like isoform X1 codes for the protein MSEALVQVRISLLQLWWKVLFFPSVWPLSWCAEFKSLPEVVIPLRVAVSSRHMSLAGWKSYSLHFGGQRHIISMKPKNFLVSRHLSVFTYSDQGVLFEDRPFVQNDCYYLGFVEGDPESMVALTTCFGGLQGTLQINDTAYEIKPKSASSTFEHLVYKIDNDKAQLPSMRCGLPDEDGAGQVRLQEDDDSSVTQIVYGDWWTHRLYIEMALVIDHKQFLYRKSNASLVIQDVFMIMSGLNFFLFPADINVDLLGLEIWNNKNPIPVKDIYTLLPTFCKWKRENLDSYIPHDIAHLLVNYNFSNYFGIAYVGTICNKTFGCGVESLLGENFFNFGHIVAHEIGHNLGMPHDGIFCTCGMEPCVMSATMEGSRKFSNCSYAVLWENTAKSSCMHNKPNSSAIFPFKFCGNRVIDQGEECDCGSLEECRYSLCCLPGCTLKAEADCATGLCCSNLCQILPSGTLCRISENECDLPEWCNGTSHECPEDVFMQDGSSCTNGGYCYEKRCNSHDEHCRRVFGKDARKASDSCYQELNTYGDRFGNCGIMDNVYVKCNSSDILCGRVQCNKVKKLPFWMSHYTALWTHFNGVSCWSIDYHFGMTIPDLGDIKDGTSCGPEHVCINRKCVSKSLWRSDCSPETCNKNGVCNNKHHCHCNPGWNPPHCLVNGTGGSIDSGPPGNETNETEKDKDTDKDKEKDKDKEKDKDKEKERVKKSQKNNLLSWLFPISFAVFLSLLFLWLFSDTTPSPEDKETTESSLEGEETSASTSATSTNTE